Genomic DNA from Solanum pennellii chromosome 3, SPENNV200:
GAAAGAACACAAGGTATTTCTTTCGACTAGGAAGGGAAGTGAGATTATAGTGTCATCTGGTGCGATTGGAAGCCCTCACATTCTGATGCTTAGTGGAATCGGACCAAAGGCCGAATTGGAAAAGTTCAACATCCCGGTGGTTCTTGACAATAAGTTTGTTGGTCAAGGAATGTCAGACAACCCCTTGAACACGATCTTCGTCCCCACAAATAGGCCCGTTGAACAGTCACTGATTCAGACCGTAGGGATTACGAAAAAGGGAGTCTATATTGAAGCAAGTAGTGGATTTGGACAATCAGGAGATAGCATCAGTTGCCATCATGGAGTCGCTTCAGCTGAGGTTAGTGGCAATATTTCAACTTCTATCAATCACATCCTGATTGGATTTTGTTTCGtgttgtttcataatgtattgtattgtatgtaATTGGTAATTTTACTCAAGTATAACTCTCTTAATCGCACAGTAATACTAGTCTCTACGTCCATTAATCGTGGTTTTCCTAACATTGTGTCCACATCTTGGAATAACCAGATTGGGCAACTGTCCACCATTCCTCCGAAACAGAGAACAGTAGAAGCAATTGAAGCATATCGAAAAAGCAAGAAAAACATACCACACGAGGCGTTCAAGGGAGGTTTTATCTTAGAAAAGATAGCACTACCTTTGTCAAGAGGGAACATTAGCCTGGTGACTACTAATCCTGACGACAACCCTTCCATCACCTTCAACTACTTCAGCCATCCACGTGATCTAAAACGATGTGTAGATGGTATACGCATTGTGGAGAAGATAGCGAAATCTAAACACTTCACCAACTTCACACAGTGTAACAAAGAGACACTAGATAGGCTGCTTAACATGAGTGTCCAAGCTAATGTTAATCTAATACCAAAACACACTCATAACACAGAGTCGTTAGAACAGTTCTGCAAAGACACTGTGATCACAATATGGCATTACCATGGCGGATGTCAAGTTGGAAAGGTGATCGCTCCCAATCACAAGGTTCTTGGTGTCCATAGGCTCCGCGTCATCGATGGTTCCACATTCAAAGAGTCTCCAGGCACAAATCCTCAAGCCACAGTGATGATGATGGGCAGGTAATACCattatactccctccatttcaatttgtttgtcttattttgctttttagtccgttttaaaaaagaatgcaTTCTTCCTTATTTGACAACTCTTTAATTCTAACCTTCCAAGTGACATGTTTGCCTCATGATTCTTGTTGTCCCATTAAATGCAGGTACATGGGAGTGAAGATTCTGAGAGAGAGGTTAGGAAAAGCAGCTGGTTTGTAAAGACTTAGATAACTTTGAAGTAGAAGAAGATTAGACCTATTCTTTAGTTTGTTTTGTTAAGGGGTCTTTACTATTCTAATTCTTAGCAAGCAAGTGTGTGTAGTCTGTCAAGATTGGCTTGCCATTAAAAAGGTGTTTCTGTGGTGTCTGTGTGAGGTTGGAATTGGAACTTTTTGTGCTGTTGTGTTCACATTGTAATGTGTGAAGTTCATGCTTAAGTATTATCTAACCTTGCATCTATCTCTAGTTATCAATCTTTTGGTACATTCTCTTCCTGTATacgttatttcatgaatttgacTGGACTTGAAAGTATTCGCCCTTGCCTAGTGAGTTTTACTAATAACTCAAACAATAGTCATTATGTTCATAAGGCAGTGAATAGACACATAAGCAGTTAACCATCATGCTGTAGAAATAGCAATGTGAGTTCAATGAAACTGCAAAGAAACAGGTTTTAAGTGGTTCATTTTGCTCTAGCAAAATGAAATCATAATCTTTTTGTTAATTAGTAAtggtcaatttgattaattttctgAGTGAAGGAGTAGTAGTAAGGGACTGGACTTGTGGCCTAGTGGTCACAACAAACAAAAGATttcacaaaaagaagaaaaggaaaacagACAATAGAGAATGATTAGCACAACAAAAATATCCAGCATAGTCCCCTACCGAGGCAGtgaggttgtttccgatagatACTCGGCTCAAGAAAAGAagcaataacaaaaacaaaagatagTAATAGAACTAAATctacaacaagaaaaaaatacaataatcgAGGTACAAGGAACAATATATAGCAACATAAATCGAAGGACAAAAAACTATTGGAGCAATACTACGACTAATAATATGAACGGACAGTTATAAGACACTGCATTACTATGTACTAACCTTCTATCCGAATTCGTGTCCTCCACACCCTCCTATCTAAGGCCATGTCCTCGGTAAGCTAAAATAGTGTCATGTCCTGTCTAGTCATTAAGAAAATACTTCTGAAAATAACTTCAGAtatcaaaaattacaaaataagatGAATTTCTCATTAAGAAAGAGGAACTACAAAGTTTTAGTCCCACATTAAGTTTTCCTTTTAAAGTAGAGAGGGAAGTACATAAAATGGACATTTTAAATCATCTGGAACTGAAAAAATACTACAAATTGTCAGGTTCAAATCTTCTTATGGTAATATCTACAGACAAAATAAGATAACTCCATGAACAAGAACACTGAACAACAATTATATGTTCTAATATAATGTAGGACTTAATGTTTGTGGCTAAAAGTTTTCATcatgtttttgatgaaaaactATGTTCACTCATGCTGCCACTTGAAAGAACTCTCAACCTCTGCCAGAAATTCCTTTTTCTTCCCATTTTCAAAGGAGCAGAATTGAATTGTCTCCTAAAAGACTCAGATTCCACTGTTCCATATCTAGCTGATGCACTCTTTAACTCTGAAGCTGATAATCCCATTTGGACATTTAAAGGAGAATCAAAACCTGGAATTGATTTATGGACTAGTGAAGTATCTGTCATAGAAAGGTCCTCGTGGCTGCAACTTCGTGACATAGGCCCTCGTGTATCATCAAATTCATCACATACTAATTTCAAGGCTTGAACCACTTCTCCCATGAAAGGGCGATGCGATACTTCTGGCTGTACACACATTGATGCTATTGCTGCAACTTTACTGATACTATCAATTGGGATATCAGACTCTATAGCTTTATCTATTATTATTTCTAAACCTTCCTTGGTTGTCAGGAGCGGACGAGCCCAGGCTACAAGATTTTCTTGACCTTGAGGTTGTGATAAATCCACAGGTTTTCGTCCGCTCAAGAGCTCAAGGAGAACTACACCATAGCTATAAACATCACTTTTCACCAGGAGATGGCCAGTCATTGCATATTCTGGAGCTAGGTAGCTGCAGCAAATAATTAGCAAAAGATTAGGTACAAGCCAAGATCATATGTCGGGATTATTTGCCATGTTGCTTATTAGCAAAGGTGGATACAATATAAATTTAACGGGTTTAACCATATAAGCAGTCCACCAGTCCATTCCCAACCAATGTAGGACTCTAACCTACTATAACACTCTTCATCACTTCCATGCCCAGACTGAAGCTTCGACCAGGAGCCCAAAACAAGGATGGACTTGGCTCTGATAATATGTAAAGATATGGCACATAGGcttaactcaaccccaaaagttagctcaTGAAGGAAGGATTGCCTAAATCCATATAGGCAGACCACTAGTCCATTTCCCAATCAATGTCAGATTCCAATCTACTctaacaaaatcataaaagcTGATAGCATCTAGTTCAAATTTTGACTATGCTTCTGCATATTAGCGTTGTCGCCTATCAGCACTAGTAGAAGTATAGCAAGACAGAAAATTTCACTCAATGAAAGAGTGCATAATGCATACCCAAAAGTGCCCATCACATGAGTGGAGATGTGTCTGTTTCCCTCCTCCAGTGCTGTTCTAGCCAAGCCAAAGTCTGAAACTTTTGGTGTAAAATCATGTTCCAGCAAGATGTTACTAGACTTGAAGTCCCTGTGTATTACACGAGGGCTCGAGTCCTCATGCAGATAGGCCAATCCTCGAGCTGCACCTAATGCAATCTTCATTCTTGCATACCAGTCAAGAGGAGAAGCTTCTTTATCAATTCCTGAAAGAGAAAACATAGAAACCAAAATCACTTATTCAACCAATATCTAACATATCAAATAAAAGTTCTGGTGTATTCATTTGTCAGATATGTACTAACCATGTAAGTGTGATTCTACACTCCCATTAGGAACAAGTTCATAGACCAGGCAGCGACAGTTTTCCTCGGTGCAAATACCTATCAATTTGACCAAGTTTCTGTGATGCAGCCTACTAAGCATCTCAACTTCCGCCAAAAACTCACGGCCTCCCTGCCGATCATCTCTCTTTAGAACCTTAACTGCTACTTTCCTTCCATCATCAAGGGTTCCACTGTACACAAGTCCAAAACCACCTTCCCCAAGGACCCTTGAAATGTCAAAGTTGTTAGTGGCTCTCTCTATATCGTTTGTACTGAAAATTTTTGCAGTTCCTGTGTAAGCTAAAATACTAGAACTGAAGGACATGGATTTTGAGCTGGGCTTACTTGCCAAAATCATAGATCCAGCATCACCTGTTCAATATATAGTCATCAGCTCTAAGACGCATTATGTAACAGTTTATCTGCATTTCCTGTTTACTACTactccatttcaatttgtttgacttgacacaATGTTTAAGAAGGAAAACTtcttaatcttgtggtcttaaactaaAGACATGAagaatgtaccaaaatatccttaaatcttgtggtcttaaacatgccatgtgaaaagttgaaattaaagagtTGCCAAAACATGAAagagacattctttttgaaaccgactaaaaaggaaaagtaaGACGAGCAAATTGAAACTGAGGGAACATATTTCGGATATTGCAATTCCTATCAGTAGAGTTTACCTGATGTTTTCTCCTGGGAGGAGACTAAAATATGCGGAGGTTGCTCAGGTGATTGAGCATAACATCCTCGCTTAAACAACAGAAGCCAAATTAATCCCATGCACACAACAAAGGCTGTGATAGATGATATAACGATCACAATAATCATATTTCTAGCTATACCCTTCTTTCTCATTCTTGATGATACATCTACCCCCAGAGGTTTGATTGTCATTCCATTATTTTCATTGCCAGGATAGGCTGGTAGATCATCAATAGTAGCACTGCTCGAATGACGTGAAGGTGGAGAAGGTGGTAACCCTGGAAAAGAATCAACTTTATAAGAACTCAAACAATTGATGTGTATAACACTAATAAAGTGCAGAGGCACGGTTATTAGAGAATGGAGAATAAGCAAAATCAGCATGATAGAACTAATTTAGCCAGTGAACATTGACATTACTGAAGTAACAaccaattaaatattaatggtACTAATTGACTACCTGGATAATGGACATAAACCATCTCATAGGCACCAAAATCCGTAGTCTTAATGAATACTGCCCTCTTCCAGAACTTCTGATAGATGGTAAAAGCTGTGGTACCATCAAATTTTCCATCTGTAGGAACCAAGTTGATATGTACAATTGTTTTCTCAAGCTGTTGGTCGGCTGCATTTGCTCCCATAATCCGCACTTGACTCATGTTTAGCAAAACACCAGCAGCAATTTCCTTGGCTAGCTCAGATACCAAAGGAAAGAAGGTATAGAGTGTGACATTGAGGCGCATCGCTACCTGAATGGGCCACACACAGCCGCAGGGTGACCCAGGAGGTGTGTACGTCAACGGCTCAGTGCATGTCAAAGAACTACAATCTAATAATCATACAttttacttaataaaaaatgataattaaaggaaaagaaCATCAATAAGAGAGCTAAAAGCACTTGTCTACGTACCATGATTCGGAGGTGGTGGTGGCAGTGTCATAACAGGTAAAGGTGGTGGTCTCAGTTTCTTTCGTTTTATAGATGAACTCGTTGGCGATATTGTAGGTGTACTCATGGGAACTGACAACAATACAAAGAATCAGATAATTAGCATTGTTAAGTGTTACcttttattacaaaaaaaaaaagaaaagacatgATGCATTAGCATTACAATTTATACACATACTTCCTGTGTGACTAGGTTGGGTTATCGGTGATGATACAGGTGCCCAACTTATTGAAGAAGGAACAGGAGACACGAACGGAGAGATTGAAGGACctatatgttttatgaaaagaaaaatatagtcacttgtttattttatatttacaagACCGAAGACGATACGTTTTTAGAATAGCTTACCTGACCACCTTGAACTGGGTGGATGGAGGTGATCATTTGGTTTAGCCGTAGAGTCACTGTGTTTGTTTCTCCTGTGATGATGCCTAATAGAGGAGATTATAGGCGCAGATGCAGAATTGTGTACTTGCTTTCCACCAGAATTCCTAAAATGGGTTGAAGTTAAAGGTGCATCCGCGTAATTTGATGGTTCCAAGATCTTGTGCTGATAAGTAGCTACAGAAACAAATCTGACTATCAGATTTTACCAAATTCAGCACATAAATAGTTCTAGCTATTTAAAATACCTTTAGTTGGATAATGATATGGGTGTGGAGCACTGTGAAATGCCGCGAGATGGGGCACAGCAGCAAACGTTTCATGTCTCTTCCATCTAGAAGTTGGAGTGGGGAACAAATCTGCAATGTGTATGTGATGCAACACCATATCAAAAG
This window encodes:
- the LOC107014887 gene encoding protein HOTHEAD-like, with protein sequence MAVVGPLSVIFNLLLSLLLCHLHFTILIQGGGWEDKYPFIREASRFDDYKNSYDYIIVGGGTAGCPLAATLSKKYKVLLVERGGVPFTNTNVSFMQNFHISLADTSSTSASQFFISTDGVFNSRARILGGGTCINAGFYTRAGPSYIKKAGWDSKLVNESYPWVEKQIVYRPNLAPWQEAVRESLLEIGISPFNGFTYDHIYGTKVGGTIFDHFGRRHSAAELLASANPNKLDVLVHATVQKIDFDTSGKKPRAVGVIFKDENGKEHKVFLSTRKGSEIIVSSGAIGSPHILMLSGIGPKAELEKFNIPVVLDNKFVGQGMSDNPLNTIFVPTNRPVEQSLIQTVGITKKGVYIEASSGFGQSGDSISCHHGVASAEIGQLSTIPPKQRTVEAIEAYRKSKKNIPHEAFKGGFILEKIALPLSRGNISLVTTNPDDNPSITFNYFSHPRDLKRCVDGIRIVEKIAKSKHFTNFTQCNKETLDRLLNMSVQANVNLIPKHTHNTESLEQFCKDTVITIWHYHGGCQVGKVIAPNHKVLGVHRLRVIDGSTFKESPGTNPQATVMMMGRYMGVKILRERLGKAAGL
- the LOC107015457 gene encoding receptor-like serine/threonine-protein kinase ALE2 — protein: MGLLQSFMLLRFLVILSVLSIQLSAGFNLHSLKTAASAFLKDGRIDLSVQRNAGSRKSLLQEDLFPTPTSRWKRHETFAAVPHLAAFHSAPHPYHYPTKATYQHKILEPSNYADAPLTSTHFRNSGGKQVHNSASAPIISSIRHHHRRNKHSDSTAKPNDHLHPPSSRWSGPSISPFVSPVPSSISWAPVSSPITQPSHTGIPMSTPTISPTSSSIKRKKLRPPPLPVMTLPPPPPNHDCSSLTCTEPLTYTPPGSPCGCVWPIQVAMRLNVTLYTFFPLVSELAKEIAAGVLLNMSQVRIMGANAADQQLEKTIVHINLVPTDGKFDGTTAFTIYQKFWKRAVFIKTTDFGAYEMVYVHYPGLPPSPPSRHSSSATIDDLPAYPGNENNGMTIKPLGVDVSSRMRKKGIARNMIIVIVISSITAFVVCMGLIWLLLFKRGCYAQSPEQPPHILVSSQEKTSGDAGSMILASKPSSKSMSFSSSILAYTGTAKIFSTNDIERATNNFDISRVLGEGGFGLVYSGTLDDGRKVAVKVLKRDDRQGGREFLAEVEMLSRLHHRNLVKLIGICTEENCRCLVYELVPNGSVESHLHGIDKEASPLDWYARMKIALGAARGLAYLHEDSSPRVIHRDFKSSNILLEHDFTPKVSDFGLARTALEEGNRHISTHVMGTFGYLAPEYAMTGHLLVKSDVYSYGVVLLELLSGRKPVDLSQPQGQENLVAWARPLLTTKEGLEIIIDKAIESDIPIDSISKVAAIASMCVQPEVSHRPFMGEVVQALKLVCDEFDDTRGPMSRSCSHEDLSMTDTSLVHKSIPGFDSPLNVQMGLSASELKSASARYGTVESESFRRQFNSAPLKMGRKRNFWQRLRVLSSGSMSEHSFSSKT